The Scylla paramamosain isolate STU-SP2022 chromosome 20, ASM3559412v1, whole genome shotgun sequence nucleotide sequence atgactacccggagggttctcccctggaggtagtcctcgagcagtgcaaggaggttgccctggatacccttggcgcaaagttttttttataagccccgcgtgccagaccctatcaaaggccccagcaatgtccagggccaccacaagaatatccagaccttcgtccagggcatcctgccagccttgggggaggagggtgaggaggtccgctgttgagcggccaggccggaagccgaactgcctgtctgagaggaggcggtgctcactcaggtgatgacagatgacacctgcaactacctgctccagcaacttgcccaccacggagagcagtgagatgggtctgtagttgctgggtTCAGACTGtgagttcttcttgtgggctggtaccacccgcgcctccttccatatagagggccacctgtgctccatcaggTAGGCCCTGAAAacgctggtgagaggacctgacagctcactggcACAGCGTTTGAGGAGCCGAGGGCTAATGTCGTCCAggccggtggctttgttctcctctacttccctcattaGCCGCTCCACCTGTCCACGTGTCATCTGAATATCGGCGACGGTGTCGTCTGTTTCGTGAGGGACGTCTAcccggatcagtgactgacatctCTGCGAAAAACTCagcgagtagagaagccttgtcctcactgctggTGGCTGTTTTCCTGTCCAgccttgttagtggaggaacagtgtcgcgGTGGCCTGtcccttgctgctccttgacaagcctccaccaAGTCTTGTGGCCAATCCCTGAGCCACAGAGCTTTCGCCTCATgtcctctcgctgctgccgtctcgcccacctgcaggtagCTGTCAACCGTCTACACGCCACACGATGTTGGGCCCAGCTGTAGTGTGTTGAACGACGTTTGTACCTCACCTGTTTAGCCTCAGCGGCCGCTCGGCATCGGTAACCGAACCAAGCAGGGTCACTAGGCCTACCGAGGTACCTTCTGCTGGGgacgtgttgctgctggagggcaaggagcttggTGGTGAGGACACGGGCCTTTTTTTCCGTATTGCTTATCAGTAGGGCGTCCCAGTCCAAGCGAACGATGTTGTGTCTCAGGGATGCCCAGTCAGCCTGTTCCCACAGCCAGATAGTGCGCGGGGCGGCGGCCTCCCTCGCTATATCCAGCTTGACGCTAGCCAGCACGGCGTGGTGGTCGGAGATGCCCACCGTCCCCAGTTGATGGCAGACGATGCTGGAGTCAGGGAGATCTGCTAGCACAGGGTCCAgcgaccctcccctctcatgtgtagggaaggacacgtggttcgtgagaccctgcaccatcaggaggctGTTGAAGGCATCCTGCTGCAGGTGGAAGTTTAGATCCCCCAGAATCATGACTTGGGAACACTTGTTCTGCTGTAGCATAGTGTCCAGTTCCTCCATCAGGAAATCCAGCGCTGAACGTCCTTGCCTTGGGGGacggtacatgacacacaggaggagtcctctgctgtcatttATCACCACTCTGAAGAACAGCGCCGCCATTCCTTCAGGCAGCACGACGTCAATTTTTTTGAGTTTGGAGGCCGTGTTTGAAGCAGGCAGCCACGCCTCCGCCCACTCTATGCTCAcggtccttcctcacccactttGTGTAGCCCGGGATGTTGCCaaacgtcggctccacctcacCACTGAGCCACGTTTCCGTGACAGCAACAA carries:
- the LOC135110721 gene encoding uncharacterized protein LOC135110721, producing MAALFFRVVINDSRGLLLCVMYRPPRQGRSALDFLMEELDTMLQQNKCSQVMILGDLNFHLQQDAFNSLLMVQGLTNHVSFPTHERGGSLDPVLADLPDSSIVCHQLGTVGISDHHAVLASVKLDIAREAAAPRTIWLWEQADWASLRHNIVRLDWDALLISNTEKKARVLTTKLLALQQQHVPSRRYLGRPSDPAWFGYRCRAAAEAKQVRYKRRSTHYSWAQHRVACRRLTATCRWARRQQREDMRRKLCGSGIGHKTWWRLVKEQQGTGHRDTVPPLTRLDRKTATSNDTVADIQMTRGQVERLMREVEENKATGLDDISPRLLKRCASELSGPLTSVFRAYLMEHRWPSIWKEARVVPAHKKNSQSEPSNYRPISLLSVVGKLLEQASQRVSALHRMSGNLDSRGILTLYNAQIRACMEYSALSWMSSAPTHLQRLDALQRRALRLLVLLTFDDAVNDLKKGLYKDLINVGRKDPNGCPIASIMYVSHKWTEYSQDLYRDLFENGLLNLNGSPILSTMYESRADRLLPSRLQQDVLNLQDFINHSFMTVYENNPLSCPYTLDYRLFHDCILFHQLHPRLKGS